GCAGCACAGAGCAGTAGGTTCATAGAGACTTGGTGGGAATCCCAGCTCTGCGGGTCTGATATGCCCAGACAAGGCCTATTCTTCGAGGGTTCTGCTTCCTGCATGTCTGACAGGCACTTTGTGAAATGTCTCTCATGGAGCTGgcacccaacagggggctcacAAGGGAGGCTGCTCCCTTTCCTTTCCGAGGAGTGCCCCAGGGGCAGGGGCCCTATCTGCCTCGAAATCCCTCTTCTCCCATCACCACAATTTCAGGAGTTCTGAGAAGCATGGTCAGTGTCTGCTCCTTCATGCCCCCAGTGACCATGGTCCTGGACCCCAGACCCCACTTCCACAGGGTAACATTGTTACCAATGAGATTCATGCAGTGCAAAGAGAATAGAGTTCCTATGCAGTGGGGCTCCAAATGCCgctcctgtctccctccttctgaaCCCAGACTGATTTGAAATGGGGACAGAGGACTTAGACCTGGGCCTTGCCTTCCCTCCAGGAGCTCCCAGGAtggtgggagagacagacccATTAATCCTAGAGTGTTTCAGACAACAGGTAATGCACAGTGGAAGCACTAGAGGAGTAAAGGTGTGTGGTTGGGCTAAGTCTTCAGTGGAAGTGATGTCTCTTCTCATCCTTGTCACCTGCAGACTCAGGAGCCATCCTGAATGATGTGGCAACCTCTGGGaggatgcagcagcagcagcagcaacagcagcagcagcaaatagGGTCTATAAAAAAGGACTTTTGAGGGTGAAGATGCCCTCTTCTTCCCAGGtcctttcttcccatctcccactctgtcccccacccacccccgacTCCTTTTCTAGGTGAGTGCTTCAGCAAGGGGGACATATGTGCCACCAGAGCAAGCTATCTGGAAGAGGCCATGTTTGACCTGGGTCTTGCATAATCAGAGCCGGGGCCTCTCCAGAGCTCATGGGATGCATGCCGTGAGGAATGGCACAGGGCAGTGCCAAGATGGAAAAGGCTGTCTGCAAACTGCTGAGGGCTGGGCCATACCCTGGAGGACCCCAGACTGGGGCCGGCAGTTTGCTAGCCCGCAGGTCATAGGTACCCTTTCCCCCACCTGTTGGGTTACTTCTGGGGGCAGACTGCCTTGCAGTGGGGAGTGGGAGTGAAGTGCTGAGCCTGAGCCCCTTCCTGTCCCTTTTGTAGCACTCAAGCCTGTCTCTTCTCTACGGTGTCTCCTCCAACCCTCCTTTCATGATCCATTCCAAGTAAGTGGGCAGACAGGCCAACCTTTCCCCCTAGATTGGGGCCTGGGTTGAACTGGGCCCAGGACAGGGGTATTCATTGGCTCCTGCCTCCCCTTTAACTTGGACAGCCCAGTGCCTCCTGACCAGaaggccagaggcagggcttAGCCAGATCCTCCCACCAATCAAAGCAGCCAGAAAACGGTGGGCTTTCTCACTCATCACTAGGTTCCCATCAACTGGAAATcttgggaaggaggagaaatggagCAAAATGAACCCAGTGAGGGAGCAAATGAGAAAAGGGAGAGTAGTGATGGCCCCCGATCTAGTCTAACACCCTCATTTTCCCTCATTGTCAAGACTCTGGGGCccggaaggggaaaaaaaaatctgtccaatATAAAGGCACCATTGACAACTCCATTTAAAATCGAATTCAGCTTGAAACCATTATGTTAAGCGAAAGAACACAGTCACAAAGGATCacaaattgtatgattccatttatataaaatgtccaaaataggcaaatccatagagattaGTGGTGGCCTAGGGTcaaggggccggggggggggggggggtagggcagGGGAAGGGTGATGCCTGGGGAGTGTGATTTCAttttggaatgatgaaaacattctaaaatctTTTGCAATGACGGTTGCACAACtagaatatactaaaagccattgtACTGTATACTTTAAGTGGGCAAACTGTATGATATGTAAATTGTATCACAATAAAGCTGTAAAAGTGAACTTGGGCTGCAAATGACCACACATCTGAGCTTCAGTCTCCATTTCACAGGGGCAGAAAAAAACCCTTTAGGGTATAGACAAATCAGGGAAGCGTCCCTGAACATGGCATATGGGTGGGTCAGACAGGAAAGCATTCCACAAAGAATGAGATTATAAATATAACCTCGATCTTAAGGGCAATGAAGCATCATGGATGGTTTTAAGCAGCAAGAGTGACAAGATCACATCTGTACTTTAGAAACATCCCTCTAAATCACTGAGTTTTACATTTAAAGCAGGTAAATTTTATGATGTcgaaattatacctcaataaagccaaGACCAAAATTCCCCTCAGGGGCTTGAGGAGGACAGACTGGAGGGCATGAAGTTGGAGGAGGCCGTGGCAGAAGTTTAGACGAGGTGGCAGGCCGTCCGTTGGGAGATGGGGGAAAATggcttggggggtggggtagggggagacTCAGGACGTCTTGCCCTCAGGTAAGGAGAACCCGGTAGAACTTGTTTTCAGAACCCAGAGCTCCCAGACTTCAGCCCTAGTGCTCCTCCGCCGCTGACGGGTGATGGAGGCACTGTTCTCCCCCTTCAAAGAGAAATACACTTCAGAAACATGTTTccaaaaaatgttgctaagggtTTTATTTCTaacaagaggaaaataataaaataaaattaaaataggctTCAGTTGGaaccaagtttctttttttttttttttttgaacaaattaATTACACACCAACAATCTTCTTTTATTACAACATGAAcccaggaggaggaaaggagatgggatgggacagggagagaaggtcAAGATGGTTGTGAGGACAAGCACCAAAAGCTTTCTTCAGATCATGGGGAGCTCCCCAgccaaattcatttaaaataaaaaactgtgaGCACAGCTATGTGAAGTTTCCTCCTCCTGGGTAGACCAgtcaggggaagggggaagggggaagggggaagggggaagggggaagggggaagggggaagggggaggtaaAGGTGGGGGAATAGAGgtaggaaaggggagggaggagaaagagtgagagggaggtgAGGTTAGTGTAGCATGGCCTGGCCAGGGCCAGaactggggagagaagggagaggagattcCCCCAGTTTGCGTACGCACTGGCCTTGTCTCTGGAATGGTGCTGGCCCAGCCCCAgccacccccctgcccacctgcccacccatcTGTTTATCTGCCTCAGGTGTCTGGGAATGCTGGTTAGAGGCTACCAGGGAGGGGGACTCCAGGGGCCAGCCCCCAGGAGCTGAGGTCTGAACAATACCTTGGAGTCAGAATATAAAAGTCAAGGGACtcaggggtgggctggggagtgggggggggggggggacagtggcCATCCCCCCTACTTGCCCACCTCCCAAGAAGCAGGCTTGATGGTCAGAAAGAGGATCCTTGAGaccaacggggggggggggggggggggtctttgttAGGGGTCTGTGCTAGGCTCAGCCACTGTCACAACTGTTGCTGAGGTGGCTGCTGTGGGCAGGGCACATGCAGCCTAGGAGTCAGAGTAGAGAAAGGGGCCGAGGGGCCTGAAGTGGCCCCTAGTGCCGGCTCCAAGCCATTCTGGTTCTCCTGGGTGCTGGGGCTGCCAGTggtgggcaggggttggggggggcccTCACCCCCagtctcctcctccagctcctcctcctcctgggcctcctcaGCCTCTGGCCCTGAGCTCCGTACCCTCTTTGGCTCTAGCTCCTCTCGGGCTGGGTCATCGCCCTCCCCACCCCGATCCACCTTCCGCCGTCGCCGCCTCTCCAACGCCCGGCCCCGTGCCCGGCTCCCATGGCGCTCTGCCTTTTCCAGCTGTGTGATCAGACAGGCAGAAAGAGGTGTGGGCCAGTGGTcaggcctgggctccctgccTCCTTGGCCTGACCTCCTGGCCCTGTCCATCCCTCTCCTTACCTCTAGAAGTGTGCGGATCCGCTCCATGTCTGGAGGCTGCCCAGCCTGCAATAGCTGCCAAATGCTGTGGTTTTCATCCAGGGTCACCTCAAGCAGGTCCCCTTCTAACATAAGCTCCTCTAGAGGGGCCCGAGTTGCCTCAGGCAGCTCCAACACAGGGCCAGTCAACTGTGGCAACAGCGAGGAAAGCAGCTCCAGGTCTGGTGGGTTGCGGGGACAGGCTGGGTTAGAGGCTGCTCCTGGTTGTATCCCCACCACTAAAACAGAGCCGAGGACCACAGGGGTCACTGGGGATATCCAACCAACAGCCTACCCACACCTAGACCTACCTCTCTTACCTGAGCCCTCCCCGGGGGCTACCTTCTCAGGACTGGTCACACTGTCTCCGTTCTCCAGCAACCCCTGGACCTGCAAAGAGCAAGGATGGGTAGTGGTCGGTGAAACCAGGCCCTTATTTCCCACCAACCCCAGACTTGGGACGTTCCacctcctggaggaggagagcAAAGGCTGCAGCACACGGAGCAGTCTGGGGATCCGGACAGAATGTAAgatggggcagggaggccaggccaAAAGAGGCCAGAAGTCAGAGAGCAGGGACAGGGCTGGCGCCTAAATAGGGGCGGGGGCTAGGAGGCAGGAATTTGAGGGCAAGAGCTGGGTTGGGCAGCTCACCTTGGGCATATCCTTGCCACTGCCTTCTCTGAGAGGGTCAGAGGCAGGGGCTGAAGGGTAGGTAGGGGGTTCCTCAGGCCTGGGTTCAGCCTGCAGCCGCTGGCGAAGCTCGGCCAGCCGTCCCAACAGAGCAGTCACATCCTCAGAGGCCAAAGCCTGCCTGGCACGGCCTTGCCAGCTGATGGCCCTCTCTGTGAGACACTGCAGGGCCTCGCCCTCAGGCAGCCGCACAGGCAGTCTCTGCAGGGCTACCAGCAGTGCCAGGATGGTCTCCAGGCGGGGGCGCCGTGAGCGCATGCACAGCGGACACAAGAATTTGGTGTCCCACTCCCACCAGGCCAGCAGCGGGGACGAGGTGGGACTGGGCCTTGGGGAGCTGAGGAGGCGGGGTACCGACACACATCGCCCATGGAACCAGTCCTGACACAGGTCACACTGCAGAGCTCCCACCCCGGCCGGCACCTGCCCACACACACAGACGGAGGTTGCAGAGGAAGCTGTGGTCGATGATGCCAGTGGACTGGGCTTGGCGGAGTTGGTGCGACGCAGCTGCAGGAtaccctccttctccttctgttcCCCCTCCTTGAAGGCCACGATCTGGCAGGCCCAGGACAGCGGGAGAGGAGGTCAGcggcccagcccctcccttctctgaCGCCATTAACACCCTACTCCCAAACCAGGAGAAGTGAGGCCCCAGGAGCAAGCGGTCTGGCCATGGTTGCCCCATTCAGACACCTATCACCACCAGGCTCTTCTCCCAAACAGGGCCCCAGCTCCTTACCacagagcctgggtccctgaggtCCTGTGCAGACAGTCCCAGCAGCTCCGTGTCAGATTTGTACAACCCCAGCTCCTTCTCCATCCACCGGCTGCGCTTGGTGCTGTCTGAGCCGGCGTCTGCACACGGGCAGAGCACCTAAGGCAGGCAGACAGAGCAGGGATGACTAGGCTTCTCCTACCTCCCACTGCCAGGACTTCCAAACCCCCACATCCTCACATGAGCCATCTCCCAAAAGCCGGGCCAGAGGCAGGAGACGGTGCGGGTCAGGGTCCAGGCCTTACCTCCAGCAGCGTGTAGCAGGAATTCCTCTTGAGGAAAGTCTTGGATGCCTTCTCCCTCCAGGAGTGTGCCGTCAGTACCTGCAGCTCTAGCTGTCTCAGCTCCTCCAAGCCCACAGGTAAGTCCCGGCCCACAGCCACCAGGCCCTCTAAGTCATCCAAGCAGGGGTAGTGGTCACCATTCTGGGACAGGGACAAGAGAAAGCTCCAGTCAACTTGCCAACATCTACTGATGGTACTACTCTGCCCAGCCCTGAGCTGGGAGGAGGGACTGAACTGGTAGTCTTCGGGTAGAACAAACCAGGGATCATCCCACGGGAAGCACTCCTGTAGCTCCTACATCCACTGGCTTGTCCCCTGATACCAGTCAGTGCCAGTGACTGCCAGACTAATCATCCTCTTGtggcctgcctctcccaccctccctgcccctaccATTCTCACCCTTTCTACAACCTCTCTGCCCTCAGGCTGGTCCTGCAATCCCTCTTCACGCTGCTCACCACACCAAGCCCATTTTGCCTCCACTAGATGTACTGCGCTCACTTCTCTAGCCCACCCAACCCACCGCAACCCAGTGTATGCCAGCTCTCCTGGCTGGACTGAAGGCCTGGGGTGGAGGTTCAGGGGGCAACAGGGTCCTCACTTGGATCTCATCCACATCAGCAATCCAGGCCCGGGCCTTAGCAAGAGCCTCCTTGAGAGCCTGGATGTTGGGCAGGTGAACAGGGATGTTTTCTGCCTCATGGATTATGGCCTCGAGTGTGGCTGGTGGATGCTTCTGCCTGAAGGTAGGGAAAAAAGAGGCCTCAGTGTAGGGTAATCTGCTTGACCAGCAGCCCGGCCTGACCGCCAGGTATATCGGCATGGGACCCTGAAGCTGCCATGTGGGCCTACCTGCTAGTACTCTGCCTACAGGGGGCTGCTGGTCCCTGTTTGCTCCAGACTGCATGCACCCACCCGACTTCTGCCACAGCCTTCATGCCTCTGCCTGGCCAATCAGTCTGTCATCCTGTTCACACTTCCTACACAACTGGAAAGATTAACCTGGCACTCCAGTTCGTCAGACTGCCCTGTGTGTGGCTTCTTTCTATGGACAGCTGTCCACCTGCCTGTTAGTACTTGTGCTCACACGTGTGCCCACGTCAGCCCGTGGAGCTGGTGCCACTATACGTCTCTGTATCTGTCCATCTCTGCTTCCCCACTAGCCTATCTCTGCCTCTATGTATATATGGAGTTTTAAAAGATAAgctagggaggaaaaaaggggaagaaagtcAATACACCAGTGACAGAGTCTGGTACCCAAGGCCACCCATGGGAATCATTTCTGGCTTCTCCACTAAACTTTGACGGTTAGGGTAGAGCAGGTAGGGGAGGAGGCTGGACCTACCTGGCCTCCAAGCAGAGGTGGGCTTTCTCCTCCCAGCGTTCAGCAATGGTCAGCAGCTCCTGCAGCTCAGCCCGGGCTTTGTCCACAGCAGGGCTAGGGGCTACGCTAGCACCCGCGACCAAAAGTCCCCGCATGACAGCCAGGGTGCCCCTCCGGGCTGAGGGGGCCAGCGTGCGCTTCACCTCATCCAGCCATCGTGCCTGTTCCACCTGCCGCTGGAGCTGCTGGGCCTCGGGCACCTCCACCCCTAGCAGCTGCCCCCTCTCCAACAGGGACTGCAGTAGCCCTGGACTGGAGGGCAGTGAGGCCAGGGCCTCACGGGCCTCAGCCTGGTAGGCCTCCACCTGTTCCAGAATACCCTACCGGGACACAGATGAAGAAGAAACTCCTCAGCTGGGCACACTTTGAGGTGCCACGGCCAAATACCTTTGCCCCACCTACCTTCTTACCCTCCAGTATTTGGGAAAAGCACCTAACAGGGGCTGCACTCTCTTCCTGTCCCACACCCTAAGACAACAGTTCCTAATACTCAGTACCTGGTAGAATGCTCTGAGgaatttattaaaatgcagatgcctgggccccacccgTAGAGATTCTTAATAGGGTTTGGTCAAGAGTCTGTGCTTTGCGAAAGTCCCCAGAGGATTCTGATGTTTAGCACCAGGAGACCCTTGGCCCAGAACACACTTGCTACACTTGGCCTTCTCACAAACCCCTATGCTCATGCTGGTGTCACTGCCTTCTTCATCCCACCTCTCCTCTACCTCCCTGAACTTGACTCAGCTTTCTAGGCCCACAAACATCCTTGGTCCTTTATCTTCTTCCACTTCCACCAGGACACATTCCCTTGACTCCATATCCTGTACTTACCCCTTGCCACCTGGCCCTCAAACCCCCTTTGCCTATCTCCTGTTATTCTCATAAGTGCATCCTATCTTGCCCAAACACTTGATGCTTTTGAAGGAAGCCAAGAGTAGCCTGCTGCTCGGGTCTCCCAATCCCCCTGAATCCTTATCAGCACTCTGAGTGCACTCCTCCTCACCTTGACATCCCCAATCTGGTGCATGGCACAAGGCAGGTTGTTCATCTGGTCCAGAAATGCCCGGAGCTCAGCCAGGGTCATCTGTAGACCAGCCACCCTGTGGGGGCTATGGAGTTTCACATGTGGGGTTTCAGGTCCAAACCCagtcccctccctccatctctgcacTCAGACCCAATGCCTTTTCTCATGCTTGCCCACCTGGATCTCTCACACTTCAGTGCCCCCAACTAGCCAGATCAGAGGGAGGAGGGTTTAAGATATAAGCACATTCATATGATGAGAGCAAAGAATTGGAAGGGGGGAATATAGGATatgttgggggggcgggggaagctgAGAAACTAAATGATAGTAACAAAGGCTGAACTTTTTAGCTCATCCTCTACTGCGAATTCTCTGATcaggtttattcttctgtgtCCTTTCTTTGTCCCTAAACCTTCCACAACTCCTCTCTGGCCACAAAATCCCTCAGCCTGTCTGACATCTCCAGGTACTGATAAAAAGGACCATTTCTAGCTTTCTTAGCACTGAGGCACTCTTCTCCATCCTAGTTGCCTGATCTCCCTGCCCTCCCGACACCTCTTAGGCCACCTTGCGCTGTAGTGCTTGTCAGCTTCCTGCTGTCATCTGCCCAGTGGCATTCAGAGCCCACTCCTTCTAGGTGCTGGCTCCTCAGCAGGCTACCTGAACCCCACACGTCGCACTGTCATACCCTGCTTCCTGGCCGCTGACTAGTCCCAGAGCCCGGGACACGCAGGCCTCTGCCTCACTCAGGCAGTTCTTCAGTTGCTGCAGCAGCTCACTGTTAGGAAACCTCCGTTCACGGGCCTCAGACTCTAGTGCCCTCAGCTCTTCAAGGcctggagagagaatgagagcggCAAGGAGTAGGCAGTATTGAGTaaaggcagagaagggggtggggaggtacaGAACAAAAGGGAAGAGAACTTGCCTGTGGAGTCCCTCCGTCCCCCCATCACTCACTGCGCTTCCGCCCATCCTCCACCTCCAGGGCCACTCGAACTTTGTTGGCCCAGGTGTCAAAGGACTCGGCCCGAACCTTCAGTTTATGCAGCATAGCAGGGAGCTCATCCAAGGTGTATCGATACCTGGACGAAGACAGCAGGGAAGCACATCTGGCCCAGCTCTGTATCCCCCTCCTCAGCCCACTTCCTTCATAATAGGTCCTTGGCTCACCGCAGGTACTGCCGGCTACTGGAGCACTTGCAGAGGTCATTGATGTGGGAAAGGCAGACAAGCCCATCCGGGCAGTCGTAGCAGGCCAGAGCTGACAGGAAGCATGTGGTCTTGCACTTGATGCATTGGCGCTCGTCATCTGGGAGTAGCTCAAAAGCCTCTCGCTCAGCTTCCGTGATGCCCTGGGGGCAATTCAACCCACACACGTCATACAGAACCAGAACAGGGCTGCAGAAATGCCCCCATCGCTGCCACAACCAAGCCTCAACCTAGACTCCACAATCTGTGCTAAGAGCTGTGGAGAGCAAACTCCTAGAACATACTGCCTCTGTGAAGTTCAAACTCTCAAAACTGGAGGAATCAGATGAACCAGGGCAAGATCAGTGAGGgctgagaggaagaaaaattggGTAGGATTCAGATCAGCAGAGAGGGCCTTTATGGGTGAAAGGAGGTGAGGTGGTGGATCAAGGCACCACAGAGGTGGCAACGTGCGGGAGCGGCTGAGAGAAAGGCTATGTGCAAGGGAAACGATGCTGGCTTCCGGTCCCTTGGCACCCAGTGTTCCAGGCACCATGCTGGCAGCTTAGCAGGCAGGACACGCTGCATGCACACATATAACTCACAGAAATAAGACTCTGTGCTTGTGTCCAGTGTctaaagatacaattttttttttcaacaacatGGTTTCCAAACCTATGCCAATGACTTCATCTGTCactcagatgaagaaaaagccaTCTGTTCCAAAAATGGACGAAAACCCAGCTAGGCTGAAGTAACCAAAAGACAACACAATGCTGTACCTTATGGGCAATTTTTGGGATTTCTAAAGGGAAATTTGGACTAACAGTTTTTGTTCTACATTGACTCTAACATCTAACCTCTGCATAAGATATGAGTCCATTGTACGTTACAAATCTCGCTCTGCCTCTTATTAGTTGTGTGATGTTGAGTAAATTACTTAAACctctctggatttctgtttcgCTGTCTTATTAAGTTGGAGATAATGGCACCATCCTCACTGTACTGTTACGAAAATTAACAAAGGTGCAGTGACTAAGACTTAGAAAAGTATCTTAACACTTAGAAGAAGTGGAACCACAAAATATCCCTaacagccaaaataatcttgagaaagaacaaaactggatgcatcatacttcctgactttgaactatactacaaagctataataattaaaacagtatggtacttgcataaaaatagacacacagacaaatggaacagaattaagCCCTGAAAtaaaccccaaaataaataaagtcaattaACATTTGATatgggagccaagaatactcaatacagaaaggacagtctcttcaataaatgacaGTGGGAAAACTGAGTAACCACATACAGATGAATTTGGACCCTTCTACCACTCgtgaaaattaacttgaaattgattaaagacttaaatgtaatgCCTAAAACcgtaaaactcctaaaagagaACATAGTGATAaagttccttgacattggtcCTGGCAATAACTTCTTGGATAGGACACctaagcacaagcaacaaaagcaaaaataagtaagtgggaCTACTATAACAGCATCTGCACAGCagaagaaatcatcaacaaaatgaaaaggcaacctatggaatgggagaaagtatttgtaaatcatctgtttgataaaggattaatatccaaaacatataaggaactcatccaactcaatagcaaaaaaaaaaaaaaacccacaaacaatgtgatttaaaaaaacatgggcagtggggcgcctgggtggctccgtcggttaagcgtctgactcggctcaggtcatgatctcacagttcgtgagtttgagccccgtgtcgggctctgtggtgacagctcagagcctggagcctgcttcacattctatgtctctctctctctctgccccttccctgctcatgctctgtctctctctgtctcaaaaataaacaaacattaaaaaaaaaaaatttaaaaaaaagaaaaaaaaaacatgggcagagaacctgaacagatacttttccaaagagatACAAATGGGCAAGAGGTACATGAATATACACTCAACAGGACTaccatcagggaagtacaaatcaaaaccacaatgtgatatcaccttacacctgtcagaatggctattaccaaGAGAGATAAgtgttggcatggatgtggaaaaaagggaacccttgcacactgttagtgggaatgtaaactgactCAGCTacttggaaaatagtatggaggttcttcaaaaaattaaaaatagaactaccctatgatctagcaatctcaatcctggatatatacccaaaggaaataagaatctcaaagagatatctgcactcccatgatcactgcagcattattcacaacagccaagctatggaaacaacctaagagtTCATCAGTGGCTGAACAGATcagaaaaatgtgatatatacatacaatgtaatattatccagccatgagaaagaagataATCCTGGCATTTGTAAGACATGGATGAGCCTGGTGAACGTTATACTAAGTCAAGTACGTcagccaaagaaaaaaacaaatactataggatatcacttatgtgtggaatct
This region of Felis catus isolate Fca126 chromosome X, F.catus_Fca126_mat1.0, whole genome shotgun sequence genomic DNA includes:
- the KDM5C gene encoding lysine-specific demethylase 5C isoform X7, which encodes MEPGSDDFLPPPECPVFEPSWAEFRDPLGYIAKIRPIAEKSGICKIRPPADWQPPFAVEVDNFRFTPRIQRLNELEAQTRVKLNYLDQIAKFWEIQGSSLKIPNVERRILDLYSLSKIVVEEGGYEAICKDRRWARVAQRLNYPPGKNIGSLLRSHYERIVYPYEMYQSGANLVCNTRPFDNEEKDKEYKPHSIPLRQSVQPSKFNSYGRRAKRLQPDPEPTEEDIEKNPELKKLQIYGAGPKMMGLGLMAKDKTLRKKDKEGPECPPTVVVKEESGGDVKVESTSPKTFLESKEELSHSPEPCTKMTMRLRRNHSNAQFIESYVCRMCSRGDEDDKLLLCDGCDDNYHIFCLLPPLPEIPKGVWRCPKCVMAECKRPPEAFGFEQATREYTLQSFGEMADSFKADYFNMPVHMVPTELVEKEFWRLVNSIEEDVTVEYGADIHSKEFGSGFPVSDSKRHLTPEEEEYATSGWNLNVMPVLEQSVLCHINADISGMKVPWLYVGMVFSAFCWHIEDHWSYSINYLHWGEPKTWYGVPSLAAEHLEEVMKKLTPELFDSQPDLLHQLVTLMNPNTLMSHGVPVVRTNQCAGEFVITFPRAYHSGFNQGYNFAEAVNFCTADWLPAGRQCIEHYRRLRRYCVFSHEELICKMAACPEKLDLNLAAAVHKEMFIMVQEERRLRKALLEKGITEAEREAFELLPDDERQCIKCKTTCFLSALACYDCPDGLVCLSHINDLCKCSSSRQYLRYRYTLDELPAMLHKLKVRAESFDTWANKVRVALEVEDGRKRSLEELRALESEARERRFPNSELLQQLKNCLSEAEACVSRALGLVSGQEAGPHRVAGLQMTLAELRAFLDQMNNLPCAMHQIGDVKGILEQVEAYQAEAREALASLPSSPGLLQSLLERGQLLGVEVPEAQQLQRQVEQARWLDEVKRTLAPSARRGTLAVMRGLLVAGASVAPSPAVDKARAELQELLTIAERWEEKAHLCLEARQKHPPATLEAIIHEAENIPVHLPNIQALKEALAKARAWIADVDEIQNGDHYPCLDDLEGLVAVGRDLPVGLEELRQLELQVLTAHSWREKASKTFLKRNSCYTLLEVLCPCADAGSDSTKRSRWMEKELGLYKSDTELLGLSAQDLRDPGSVIVAFKEGEQKEKEGILQLRRTNSAKPSPLASSTTASSATSVCVCGQVPAGVGALQCDLCQDWFHGRCVSVPRLLSSPRPSPTSSPLLAWWEWDTKFLCPLCMRSRRPRLETILALLVALQRLPVRLPEGEALQCLTERAISWQGRARQALASEDVTALLGRLAELRQRLQAEPRPEEPPTYPSAPASDPLREGSGKDMPKVQGLLENGDSVTSPEKVAPGEGSDLELLSSLLPQLTGPVLELPEATRAPLEELMLEGDLLEVTLDENHSIWQLLQAGQPPDMERIRTLLELEKAERHGSRARGRALERRRRRKVDRGGEGDDPAREELEPKRVRSSGPEAEEAQEEEELEEETGGEGPPQPLPTTGSPSTQENQNGLEPALGATSGPSAPFSTLTPRLHVPCPQQPPQQQL
- the KDM5C gene encoding lysine-specific demethylase 5C isoform X2 yields the protein MEPGSDDFLPPPECPVFEPSWAEFRDPLGYIAKIRPIAEKSGICKIRPPADWQPPFAVEVDNFRFTPRIQRLNELEAQTRVKLNYLDQIAKFWEIQGSSLKIPNVERRILDLYSLSKIVVEEGGYEAICKDRRWARVAQRLNYPPGKNIGSLLRSHYERIVYPYEMYQSGANLVCNTRPFDNEEKDKEYKPHSIPLRQSVQPSKFNSYGRRAKRLQPDPEPTEEDIEKNPELKKLQIYGAGPKMMGLGLMAKDKTLRKKDKEGPECPPTVVVKEESGGDVKVESTSPKTFLESKEELSHSPEPCTKMTMRLRRNHSNAQFIESYVCRMCSRGDEDDKLLLCDGCDDNYHIFCLLPPLPEIPKGVWRCPKCVMAECKRPPEAFGFEQATREYTLQSFGEMADSFKADYFNMPVHMVPTELVEKEFWRLVNSIEEDVTVEYGADIHSKEFGSGFPVSDSKRHLTPEEEEYATSGWNLNVMPVLEQSVLCHINADISGMKVPWLYVGMVFSAFCWHIEDHWSYSINYLHWGEPKTWYGVPSLAAEHLEEVMKKLTPELFDSQPDLLHQLVTLMNPNTLMSHGVPVVRTNQCAGEFVITFPRAYHSGFNQGYNFAEAVNFCTADWLPAGRQCIEHYRRLRRYCVFSHEELICKMAACPEKLDLNLAAAVHKEMFIMVQEERRLRKALLEKGITEAEREAFELLPDDERQCIKCKTTCFLSALACYDCPDGLVCLSHINDLCKCSSSRQYLRYRYTLDELPAMLHKLKVRAESFDTWANKVRVALEVEDGRKRSLEELRALESEARERRFPNSELLQQLKNCLSEAEACVSRALGLVSGQEAGPHRVAGLQMTLAELRAFLDQMNNLPCAMHQIGDVKGILEQVEAYQAEAREALASLPSSPGLLQSLLERGQLLGVEVPEAQQLQRQVEQARWLDEVKRTLAPSARRGTLAVMRGLLVAGASVAPSPAVDKARAELQELLTIAERWEEKAHLCLEARQKHPPATLEAIIHEAENIPVHLPNIQALKEALAKARAWIADVDEIQNGDHYPCLDDLEGLVAVGRDLPVGLEELRQLELQVLTAHSWREKASKTFLKRNSCYTLLEVLCPCADAGSDSTKRSRWMEKELGLYKSDTELLGLSAQDLRDPGSVIVAFKEGEQKEKEGILQLRRTNSAKPSPLASSTTASSATSVCVCGQVPAGVGALQCDLCQDWFHGRCVSVPRLLSSPRPSPTSSPLLAWWEWDTKFLCPLCMRSRRPRLETILALLVALQRLPVRLPEGEALQCLTERAISWQGRARQALASEDVTALLGRLAELRQRLQAEPRPEEPPTYPSAPASDPLREGSGKDMPKVQGLLENGDSVTSPEKVAPGEGSVVGIQPGAASNPACPRNPPDLELLSSLLPQLTGPVLELPEATRAPLEELMLEGDLLEVTLDENHSIWQLLQAGQPPDMERIRTLLELEKAERHGSRARGRALERRRRRKVDRGGEGDDPAREELEPKRVRSSGPEAEEAQEEEELEEETGGEGPPQPLPTTGSPSTQENQNGLEPALGATSGPSAPFSTLTPRLHVPCPQQPPQQQL